In Amia ocellicauda isolate fAmiCal2 chromosome 16, fAmiCal2.hap1, whole genome shotgun sequence, the following proteins share a genomic window:
- the ehhadh gene encoding peroxisomal bifunctional enzyme, translating to MAVYTRIPGSVAVITLKNPPVNALSSTVRQAIVQSVSRAGTDPDVKAVVICGENGKFCAGADIREFSGPFRGPALVPLIDDIEASEKPVVAAIEGVALGGGLELALGCHYRIAHIKARLGLPEVTLGLLPAAGGTQRLPRLAGIPAALDLITTGRHVSAQEALKLGIVDQVTDGNARDVAVEFARKIAGQPTGPRRVSSLPIQCPANLDSLLEQTLVRIRQRARGAIAPVACVQAVRAASTLPFAQGMQREQELMAALFTSGQARALQYLHFAQRAVGKWSTPSGARWDNTKPRPVRKVAVIGLGTMGRGITVCLVRAGIPVIAVEMEEKQLEEGRRAVHGMLDRDAQRHGADPNLSLASFTINLRDLGDVDLVIEAVFEDMALKKKIFRELSSVCRPDALLCTNTSGLDVDEIASVTRRPDLVLGMHFFAPAHMMKLLEVVHGLHTSPVAVATAMDLGKKLEKVGVLVGNCPGFVGNRMLMPYTEQAYFLLEEGARPEEVDQALEEFGFAMGVFRMGDLSGLDVGWKIRMGLGLTGPTLPAGTPVRSRGGHRYSAVPDILCEKGRMGQKAGRGWYLYEKQGGRVARPDPWLQSFLEEYRSLHGIQARHIDPQEILERCLYSLINEGFHILEEGIAAAPQDIDAIYVFGYSWPRHTGGPMFYASMVGLPRVLDKLEHYHQAHPDIPRLEPSSLLRRLVASGSPPLQQWRDVIKKHRSHL from the exons ATGGCAGTTTACACTCGTATCCCTGGCTCTGTCGCCGTAATAACGCTGAAAAACCCGCCTGTCAATGCACTTAG CTCAACAGTGCGTCAGGCAATTGTTCAGTCAGTGAGCAGAGCTGGTACTGACCCGGACGTGAAAGCTGTCGTGATTTGTGGGGAGAATGGGAAGTTTTGTGCCG GGGCCGATATTCGAGAGTTCTCTGGGCCATTTCGCGGCCCAGCCCTGGTGCCCCTGATCGACGACATAGAAGCCAGCGAGAAGCCTGTGGTGGCAGCCATCGAGGGGGTGGCCCTGGGAGGAGGCTTGGAGCTGGCGCTGGGCTGTCACTACCGCATTGCCCATATCAAG GCTCGGCTGGGGCTTCCTGAGGTCACCCTTGGGCTGCTCCCGGCTGCAGGGGGCACGCAGCGCCTGCCACGGCTCGCTGGGATTCCTGCCGCCCTCGACCTCATCACCACAG GGCGCCACGTGTCTGCCCAAGAGGCACTGAAGCTGGGGATAGTGGACCAAGTGACTGATGGAAACGCCAGAGACGTGGCAGTGGAGTTTGCACGGAAAATAGCAG GCCAGCCCACCGGTCCTCGCAGGGTGAGCTCCTTGCCAATCCAATGCCCCGCAAACCTGGATTCTCTGCTGGAACAGACACTGGTGAGGATCAGGCAGCGCGCTCGGGGGGCCATAGCACCGGTGGCCTGTGTGCAGGCTGTGCGGGCCGCGTCCACCTTGCCCTTCGCTCAGGGCATGCAGAGGGAACAGGAGCTGATGGCTGCGCTGTTCACCTCCGGACAGGCACGCGCTCTACAGTACCTGCACTTCGCCCAGAGGGCCGTGGGGAAGTGGAGCACCCCCAGTGGAGCACGCTGGGACAACACCAAGCCCAGGCCTGTCCGTAAAGTGGCTGTCATAG GCTTGGGGACCATGGGGAGAGGGATCACCGTGTGCCTGGTCAGAGCTGGGATCCCAGTCATTGCTGTGGAGATGGAGGAAAAGCAGCTGGAGGAGGGGAGAAGGGCTGTGCACGGCATGCTGGATCGGGATGCACAGAGACACGGGGCAGATCCAAATTTGAGCCTTGCCAGCTTCACCATCAATCTCCGGGATCTGGGGGATGTTGATCTGGTCATCGAGGCGGTGTTTGAAGATATGGCATTGAAGAAGAAGATCTTCAGGGAGCTGTCCTCAGTATGCAGGCCTGATGCCTTGCTGTGCACCAACACCTCTGGGCTGGACGTGGATGAGATCGCCTCTGTCACCCGCAGGCCAGATCTGGTGCTGGGTATGCATTTCTTTGCCCCGGCTCATATGATGAAGCTGCTGGAAGTTGTGCATGGACTTCACACCTCCCCTGTGGCCGTGGCAACTGCTATGGATCTGGGTAAGAAGCTAGAGAAAGTGGGCGTTCTGGTGGGAAACTGCCCTGGTTTTGTGGGGAACCGAATGCTGATGCCCTACACTGAGCAGGCCTACTTTCTCCTGGAAGAAGGAGCCAGACCAGAGGAGGTGGACCAAGCACTGGAAGAGTTTGGCTTTGCCATGGGTGTCTTCAGGATGGGGGATCTCTCTGGGCTGGATGTGGGATGGAAGATACGAATGGGGCTGGGGCTGACAGGGCCCACACTACCTGCTGGAACCCCTGTGCGCAGTCGAGGAGGCCACAGGTATAGCGCCGTCCCTGATATCCTCTGTGAGAAAGGGCGTATGGGCCAGAAGGCCGGCCGGGGCTGGTACCTGTATGAAAAACAAGGAGGCAGAGTTGCCAGGCCTGACCCTTGGCTTCAGAGCTTCCTGGAGGAGTACAGGAGCCTCCATGGTATCCAGGCACGTCACATTGACCCACAGGAGATCCTGGAGCGCTGCCTCTACTCACTCATCAACGAGGGCTTCCACATCCTGGAGGAGGGCATCGCCGCTGCCCCGCAGGATATCGATGCCATCTATGTGTTTGGCTACAGCTGGCCACGGCACACCGGGGGTCCAATGTTCTACGCCAGCATGGTGGGCCTTCCCCGAGTCCTGGACAAGCTGGAGCACTACCATCAGGCACATCCCGACATCCCCAGGCTGGAGCCCAGCAGCCTGCTGCGGAGGCTGGTCGCCAGCGGGAGCCCCCCACTGCAGCAGTGGAGAGATGTGATCAAAAAGCACAGGAGCCACCTGTGA